From a single Streptomyces sp. NBC_01294 genomic region:
- a CDS encoding beta-ketoacyl synthase N-terminal-like domain-containing protein encodes MNHDHHPYDSVDDPNAVAVVGMSCRFGPATSADQLWELLEQGRSGIRHHSTEELVRLGHRPELVRRPGFVPAGVVMEDADAFDNEFFGYSPVHAEWLDPQQRVLLETAWHALEDAGFAPDRTGLRTAAYVSVGQSTMPQVGITELDAAGMIRFSSSDKDFAASRISYKLGLTGPSLTVQSACSSGLVAVHLAVESLLGEECDLAVVGAASLHFPQAGYLAAPDMILSPSGECRPFDDGADGTVFGNGAGALVLRRLADAVRDGDPIRAVIRGSAVNNDGARKMDYHAPSPEGQEAVLREALAVAGIDAHTVGYLETHGTGTHLGDPIEYAALDRVYGGDRPHPATIGSVKSVVGHLNTAAGLAGLAKAILALEHAAVPPQAPFEKPNRRLAGTGGLRIAAGGDGWPVPDGPRRAAVSSFGIGGTNAHVVLEQAPDLPALPAGNGRDEHQVPVSARTEEALQQLAASLADALGGPGAPELADVAHTLRTGRSHRAVRAVLTARTTAELAEQLRKLAREGTAAAATLVGPYQAWIEGTGELPEPEPAAGRTGRRVRLPGYPFARRRWPRPDAPALAPDSRSPEAATGALPVRTVRPFDPLVADHLVGGLPVFPAAAQIDLALTAAGRLAGGPAAGLADLAFRRTVEVVDPVELRVEIEDGQVRVASADIHSQARLLPAGAPERPAPLDLAALRRAYPESAEPEALYRYFADNGVGYGPAFRVLRELHHGPAGVLARVTAAPESVPGETVSPCVLDGALQSVIGCVLREDLAGETFIPFAIDELTVHAPLPGQVWVTVSPQRLAGGGRRVRRYDVAVAAEDGAVLLTLRGLALRPVTAPAAAGAPAMPQDVHLFASIEEEFALPGRDAATAGPLVLIGDTALDGADLVLPAPTDPDAAAAAGAELAARLPASGGRPTIVWPAAADDPHTDPAATATDGALRVLALLRALLRPLGRRGAHLVVPYPASSPAGAVTGAGLAALGRSLTGENPRFDLTALAVEDGAGPARLRRALEALTVRVPLSRVLTVAADGGLRTTVLAPLTPAAGSRPVLRHGGRYWIHGMGRLAALLAEHLLDRHAARIVLTGRSAADGARGEELRRLADRAARTGGSVEYLRLDPADPAALGDTARRIAADGPAVNGVFHCAGVLRDGYVLRKTVADAREVIVPKLVGAAELDTATADWDLDCFAVFSSVSGALGSAGQADYAFANAAADELVRRRADRAGRGRSVSIAWPFWADGGMRPDGPAQEELATLGMRALPTEAGLAVLESLLAGPASAPVVLYGDRAALLAAFPLLTSETPAAPAAPAPPSAPVVEQAAPADAPAEEVTGVLHRRLAEVVAEATRTPVADVTADRLFDDLGIDSLLAIRVVELLEQDFGRLSKTLLFECRSVAELAEYLMEEHPERCTALAGGPKEPTPAAPTAPAETAVPAAPTVSAVPAASSGPSADELVDPRAVAVIGVAGRFPEADGLDGLWRNLAEGRDSITEVPADRWDAEALYDADKTRVGRTHTKWGGFIDGVENFDAALFNISPREAGIVDPQARLFLESCWAALDDAGYTPDRLVSAAEDPVHRRDVGVFVGAMYGEYQLHEAEERLRGNPVLANSAYWSIANRVSYFFDFQGPSVAVDTACSSALTAVHLAVESLRAGTSRVAIAGGVNVLIHPNKYFMLGQGRFASSDGRCRSFGAGGDGYVPGEGVGAVLLKPLRDALRDGDHVHAVIRGTAANHGGRTNGYTVPNPRAQADLVTKALRDAGLTARDLDYIEAHGTGTALGDPIEIRGLASAFARDGIKGPGSLPIGSVKSNVGHLESAAGSVALAKVLLQLRHRTLVPSLHATPPNPEIDFDGVPFSVQQQLAPWRTHDGAAHPLRAGISSFGAGGGNAHLIVEEAPAPAPRPATGRREPQVLFLSARTDTALAAYARDLRDHLLRARSAGEEPSATDVAFTFAVGRVDLARRVALPADSLDLLLAGLEALAEGRPQPVPPAGEEVAAWLSGRRIDREAACGAAPVGRRIPLPHYPFERVRCWYDLQIAHLHRQGLGSAGQEPAFARDHLRDFGRAPSDRPQAMPSTAPAPAAVPVSAAERAQASAPTRVPARAAVRAAVPAPAAVPTLTLRGAAEPARRPAPDPMEKPQMTSDRKISLRPLAPATAATRPAAPATPAAPAAVPAPPAAPAPAAVPAGRQEEIAEEIARLLAGVLYLEPGQLDPEETFLTLGVDSILGVEFVAAVNAAYPVGVKATALYDHPTPAAFARHIAESLGAPAPAPAFAPAAPAAPAAPAAPAAPAAPAVTVVAVDPAPVAQALREELARTLYCEPGDIDDETSFNTLGLDSILGVEFVAFVNQTYGLDEKAGILYDHPSLAALSRHVAGRAAPVPAAAAEPAALPLPVPGAGEPSQADLDALLSAVRDNRLSIEQAVTLLTPRR; translated from the coding sequence ACGCCCTGGAGGACGCAGGCTTCGCACCTGACCGCACGGGGCTGCGCACCGCCGCGTACGTCTCGGTCGGCCAGTCCACGATGCCGCAGGTCGGCATCACCGAGCTGGACGCGGCCGGCATGATCCGCTTCTCCTCCTCCGACAAGGACTTCGCCGCAAGCCGGATCTCGTACAAGCTCGGCCTCACCGGTCCCAGCCTGACCGTGCAGTCCGCCTGCTCCAGCGGACTGGTCGCCGTCCACCTCGCGGTGGAGAGCCTGCTCGGCGAGGAGTGCGACCTGGCCGTGGTCGGCGCCGCCTCGCTGCACTTCCCGCAGGCGGGCTACCTCGCCGCACCGGACATGATCCTCTCGCCGAGCGGCGAGTGCCGGCCGTTCGACGACGGCGCCGACGGCACGGTCTTCGGCAACGGTGCCGGCGCGCTCGTACTGCGCCGGCTGGCCGACGCCGTCCGCGACGGCGACCCGATCCGCGCTGTGATCCGCGGCAGCGCCGTCAACAACGACGGCGCCCGCAAGATGGACTACCACGCCCCGTCCCCGGAGGGACAGGAGGCAGTCCTGCGCGAGGCGCTGGCCGTAGCCGGGATCGACGCGCACACCGTTGGCTACCTGGAGACCCACGGCACCGGCACCCACCTGGGCGACCCGATCGAATACGCGGCCCTCGACCGCGTCTACGGCGGCGACCGGCCGCACCCAGCCACCATCGGCTCGGTCAAGAGCGTCGTCGGCCACCTCAACACTGCGGCCGGACTCGCCGGCCTGGCCAAGGCGATCCTCGCGCTGGAGCACGCCGCCGTGCCGCCGCAGGCCCCGTTCGAGAAGCCCAACCGCCGGCTCGCCGGGACCGGCGGCCTGCGGATCGCCGCTGGCGGCGACGGCTGGCCCGTACCGGACGGCCCGCGCCGGGCCGCGGTCAGCTCCTTCGGCATCGGCGGCACGAACGCCCACGTGGTGCTGGAGCAGGCGCCCGACCTGCCGGCCCTGCCCGCCGGTAACGGCCGCGACGAGCACCAGGTGCCTGTGTCCGCCCGTACCGAAGAGGCCCTGCAGCAGCTCGCCGCCTCCTTGGCGGACGCCCTGGGCGGCCCCGGCGCCCCGGAGCTGGCCGACGTCGCGCACACCCTGCGCACCGGCCGCAGCCACCGCGCCGTCCGCGCCGTGCTGACCGCGCGCACCACGGCCGAACTGGCGGAGCAACTGCGCAAGCTCGCCCGGGAGGGCACCGCGGCAGCCGCTACCCTGGTCGGCCCCTACCAGGCGTGGATCGAAGGCACCGGCGAGCTGCCCGAACCGGAGCCCGCCGCCGGCCGGACCGGCCGGCGCGTCCGGCTGCCCGGCTACCCCTTCGCCCGCCGCCGGTGGCCTCGCCCCGACGCCCCGGCCCTCGCGCCGGACAGCCGGTCGCCCGAGGCGGCCACTGGCGCGCTCCCGGTCCGCACGGTGCGCCCCTTTGACCCGCTGGTGGCCGACCACCTCGTCGGTGGGCTGCCGGTCTTCCCGGCCGCCGCCCAGATCGACCTCGCACTGACCGCCGCTGGCCGACTCGCCGGCGGACCGGCGGCCGGCCTCGCCGACCTGGCGTTCCGCCGCACGGTCGAGGTGGTGGACCCGGTCGAGCTGCGGGTGGAGATCGAGGACGGACAGGTCCGAGTGGCTTCCGCGGACATCCACTCCCAGGCCCGGCTGCTGCCGGCCGGCGCACCGGAGCGGCCCGCCCCGCTCGACCTCGCCGCCCTGCGCCGCGCGTACCCCGAATCGGCGGAACCTGAAGCCCTCTACCGCTACTTCGCGGACAACGGCGTCGGCTACGGCCCGGCCTTCCGGGTCCTGCGCGAGCTGCACCACGGTCCCGCCGGGGTGCTGGCCCGGGTGACCGCCGCACCGGAGTCCGTGCCCGGCGAGACGGTCTCGCCCTGTGTCCTGGACGGCGCCCTCCAGTCCGTCATCGGCTGCGTCCTGCGCGAGGACCTGGCCGGCGAGACCTTCATCCCGTTCGCCATCGACGAGCTGACGGTGCACGCTCCGTTGCCCGGCCAGGTGTGGGTCACGGTCAGCCCGCAGCGGCTCGCCGGCGGCGGCCGGCGGGTGCGCCGGTACGACGTGGCCGTCGCGGCGGAGGACGGCGCCGTACTGCTGACGCTGCGCGGCCTCGCCCTGCGCCCGGTCACCGCCCCCGCTGCGGCCGGTGCGCCCGCCATGCCGCAGGACGTCCACCTGTTCGCCTCCATCGAAGAGGAGTTCGCCCTGCCCGGCCGGGACGCCGCCACGGCCGGACCCCTGGTGCTGATCGGCGACACGGCCCTCGACGGCGCCGACCTGGTGCTCCCGGCGCCCACCGACCCCGACGCCGCTGCGGCGGCTGGCGCCGAGCTGGCCGCGCGGCTGCCCGCCAGCGGTGGACGGCCGACCATCGTGTGGCCGGCCGCCGCCGACGACCCGCACACCGACCCCGCGGCCACCGCCACCGACGGCGCCCTGCGCGTCCTGGCCCTGCTGCGCGCCCTGCTGCGCCCGCTCGGCCGACGTGGCGCACACCTGGTCGTCCCCTACCCGGCCAGCTCCCCGGCGGGCGCGGTGACCGGCGCTGGCCTCGCGGCCCTGGGGCGCTCACTGACCGGTGAGAACCCCCGCTTCGACCTCACCGCCCTCGCCGTCGAGGACGGCGCCGGGCCGGCCCGGCTGCGCCGCGCGCTCGAAGCCCTGACCGTGCGCGTGCCGCTCTCCCGTGTGCTGACCGTCGCGGCTGACGGCGGGCTGAGGACCACCGTTTTGGCACCGCTCACCCCCGCCGCAGGTTCCCGGCCCGTCCTGCGCCACGGCGGGCGCTACTGGATCCACGGGATGGGACGCCTCGCCGCCCTCCTCGCCGAGCACCTGCTCGACCGTCACGCCGCACGGATCGTGCTCACCGGCCGGTCCGCCGCCGACGGCGCCCGCGGCGAGGAGCTGCGCCGGCTCGCCGACCGGGCGGCACGGACCGGCGGCTCCGTCGAGTACCTGCGGCTGGACCCGGCCGACCCGGCAGCCCTCGGCGACACCGCCCGGCGGATCGCGGCCGACGGCCCCGCCGTGAACGGCGTCTTCCACTGCGCCGGGGTCCTGCGCGACGGGTACGTCCTGCGCAAGACGGTCGCCGACGCCCGCGAGGTGATCGTCCCCAAGCTGGTGGGCGCGGCTGAGCTCGACACGGCCACGGCCGACTGGGACCTGGACTGCTTCGCCGTCTTCTCCTCTGTGTCGGGCGCCCTCGGCAGCGCCGGCCAGGCCGACTACGCCTTCGCCAACGCCGCCGCGGACGAGCTGGTCCGCCGCCGCGCGGACCGGGCCGGACGAGGCCGGTCGGTCTCGATCGCCTGGCCGTTCTGGGCGGACGGCGGGATGCGCCCGGACGGGCCGGCCCAGGAGGAGCTGGCCACCCTCGGCATGCGGGCCCTGCCCACCGAGGCCGGGCTCGCCGTACTGGAATCCTTGCTCGCCGGTCCCGCGTCCGCGCCCGTGGTGCTGTACGGCGACCGGGCGGCCCTCCTCGCCGCTTTCCCGCTGCTGACCTCCGAGACCCCAGCGGCCCCGGCCGCTCCGGCGCCGCCTTCGGCTCCGGTCGTGGAACAGGCGGCCCCGGCCGACGCGCCGGCCGAGGAGGTGACCGGCGTCCTGCACCGGCGGCTCGCGGAGGTCGTGGCCGAGGCGACCCGCACCCCCGTCGCAGACGTCACCGCCGACCGCCTCTTCGACGACTTGGGGATCGACTCCCTGCTGGCCATCCGGGTCGTCGAACTACTGGAACAAGACTTCGGGCGGCTCTCCAAGACCCTGCTCTTCGAGTGCCGTTCGGTGGCGGAGCTCGCCGAGTACCTGATGGAGGAGCACCCCGAGCGGTGCACCGCGCTCGCGGGCGGACCGAAGGAGCCCACCCCAGCAGCGCCCACCGCCCCGGCCGAGACCGCCGTTCCCGCCGCGCCGACCGTGTCCGCCGTTCCCGCCGCGTCGTCGGGGCCGTCCGCCGACGAACTCGTAGACCCCCGGGCGGTCGCCGTCATCGGCGTCGCCGGACGCTTCCCCGAGGCCGACGGCCTCGACGGGCTGTGGCGGAACCTGGCGGAGGGCCGGGACAGCATCACGGAGGTCCCGGCCGACCGCTGGGACGCCGAGGCCCTCTACGACGCAGACAAGACCCGCGTCGGCCGCACCCACACCAAGTGGGGCGGATTCATCGACGGGGTGGAGAACTTCGACGCCGCCCTCTTCAACATCTCGCCCCGGGAGGCGGGGATCGTCGACCCGCAGGCCAGACTGTTCCTGGAGAGCTGCTGGGCGGCCCTCGACGACGCCGGCTACACCCCGGACCGTCTGGTGTCCGCCGCGGAGGACCCGGTGCACCGGCGCGACGTCGGCGTGTTCGTCGGGGCGATGTACGGCGAGTACCAGCTCCACGAGGCGGAGGAGCGGCTCAGGGGCAATCCCGTGCTGGCCAACAGCGCCTACTGGTCCATCGCCAACCGGGTGTCCTACTTCTTCGACTTCCAGGGCCCGAGCGTCGCCGTCGACACGGCCTGCTCCTCCGCGCTCACCGCCGTCCACCTGGCGGTCGAGTCGCTGCGGGCCGGCACGTCACGGGTGGCGATCGCGGGCGGCGTCAACGTCCTCATCCACCCCAACAAGTACTTCATGCTCGGCCAGGGGAGATTCGCCTCCAGCGACGGGCGCTGCCGCAGCTTCGGCGCCGGCGGCGACGGCTATGTGCCGGGCGAGGGCGTCGGGGCAGTGCTCCTCAAGCCCCTGCGGGACGCGCTGCGCGACGGCGACCACGTCCACGCCGTGATCCGCGGTACCGCCGCCAACCACGGCGGCCGTACCAACGGCTACACCGTGCCCAACCCCCGCGCCCAGGCGGACCTGGTGACGAAGGCGCTGCGGGACGCCGGCCTGACCGCCCGCGACCTCGACTACATCGAGGCGCACGGCACCGGCACCGCGCTCGGCGACCCGATCGAGATCCGCGGACTTGCCTCGGCCTTCGCCCGGGACGGCATCAAGGGCCCGGGCAGCCTCCCGATCGGTTCGGTCAAATCCAACGTCGGCCACCTGGAGTCGGCCGCCGGTTCGGTGGCGCTCGCCAAGGTGCTGCTCCAGCTGCGCCACCGCACCCTGGTGCCGTCGCTGCACGCCACCCCGCCCAACCCGGAGATCGACTTCGACGGGGTCCCGTTCAGCGTGCAGCAGCAGCTCGCGCCGTGGCGCACCCACGACGGCGCCGCGCACCCGTTGCGGGCCGGGATCAGCTCGTTCGGTGCCGGCGGCGGCAACGCCCACCTGATCGTCGAGGAGGCGCCCGCGCCCGCCCCGCGTCCGGCAACCGGCCGCCGGGAGCCGCAGGTACTGTTCCTCTCGGCCCGGACGGACACCGCGCTCGCCGCTTACGCGCGGGACCTGAGGGACCATCTGCTCCGGGCTCGCTCCGCCGGCGAGGAGCCCTCGGCGACGGACGTCGCCTTCACCTTCGCGGTCGGGCGCGTCGACCTGGCCCGCCGCGTTGCCCTCCCGGCCGACTCGCTCGACCTGCTGCTCGCCGGTCTGGAAGCCCTGGCCGAAGGCCGGCCGCAGCCCGTCCCGCCGGCCGGCGAGGAGGTCGCCGCCTGGCTCTCCGGCCGGCGCATCGATCGCGAGGCCGCCTGCGGTGCCGCGCCCGTCGGCCGCCGCATCCCCCTGCCGCACTACCCGTTCGAACGTGTCCGCTGTTGGTACGACCTGCAGATCGCCCACCTGCACCGGCAAGGCCTCGGCAGTGCCGGGCAGGAACCCGCGTTCGCCCGGGACCACTTGCGCGACTTCGGCCGGGCGCCGTCCGACCGGCCGCAGGCCATGCCGAGTACCGCGCCGGCGCCGGCCGCCGTGCCCGTGTCGGCTGCCGAACGCGCGCAGGCCTCCGCGCCCACACGCGTACCCGCCCGGGCAGCGGTTCGCGCCGCCGTACCCGCGCCGGCTGCCGTACCCACCCTGACGCTGCGCGGTGCGGCCGAGCCGGCCCGCCGGCCCGCACCCGACCCGATGGAGAAGCCACAGATGACCAGCGACCGCAAGATCTCGCTCCGGCCGCTCGCTCCGGCCACGGCCGCGACGAGGCCCGCCGCACCGGCGACCCCGGCGGCTCCCGCCGCCGTGCCCGCCCCGCCTGCCGCACCGGCCCCTGCCGCCGTTCCGGCGGGCCGTCAAGAGGAGATCGCCGAGGAGATCGCCCGGCTGCTCGCCGGTGTGCTGTACCTCGAACCGGGCCAACTCGACCCGGAGGAGACCTTCCTGACCCTGGGCGTCGACTCGATCCTCGGCGTGGAGTTCGTCGCTGCCGTCAACGCCGCCTACCCGGTCGGCGTCAAGGCGACCGCCCTGTACGATCACCCGACGCCGGCCGCGTTCGCTCGGCACATTGCCGAGTCGCTCGGCGCCCCCGCCCCGGCACCGGCCTTCGCTCCGGCCGCTCCGGCCGCTCCGGCCGCTCCGGCCGCCCCGGCTGCTCCGGCCGCCCCGGCCGTGACGGTCGTGGCCGTCGACCCCGCCCCCGTCGCCCAGGCACTGCGCGAGGAGCTGGCGCGGACGCTGTACTGCGAGCCCGGCGACATCGACGACGAGACGAGTTTCAACACCCTCGGCCTGGACTCGATCCTCGGCGTGGAGTTCGTGGCGTTCGTCAACCAGACCTACGGGCTGGACGAGAAGGCCGGCATCCTCTACGACCACCCCAGCCTGGCCGCGCTGAGCCGCCACGTCGCCGGACGCGCCGCCCCGGTCCCGGCCGCCGCTGCGGAGCCCGCCGCCCTCCCGCTGCCGGTGCCCGGCGCCGGGGAGCCCTCCCAAGCGGACCTGGACGCGCTGCTCAGCGCCGTCCGCGACAACCGGCTGTCCATCGAGCAGGCGGTCACCCTGCTCACCCCGCGGCGCTGA